The sequence TAGAACAGTACATCGATGCCGTTCTCTAGCAGGTACAAGACCTGTGGCTGTGTGCTGATGCCCAAGTCGTTCGTTAGCGAGAAAGCAATTGCAACTTCCTCGGAGAAGACACTGTAGTTGCCGACTACTTTAGACACATGCAAGGCTTCGTACACCCACGGTAGGTTGAGATACTCCCCGATCTTTTGGATCTCAGGGTAGCAAAGGTCGTCGCCTGTTTCACAGGGATGTGTAATATCGAAGCGGTTGCGACCTCCTGCGCCAGACTCGCCGTCGTAGTGCACGATTACCCCATTCCAGCACACTTCCTCGCCAGCTAGACAGATAGCAGGGTCAGGGTGGTCGTAGCAGACGCGGGCTAGTTCTAGGCAGCGAGGGAGGTGGGTGGCCATAAGATCGCAGCGGCTCTGGTTGAAGATGGGAGTCTCAACGCCGGGATTGGTTGTGCAAAGCGTCTCCCAGTAGCCAAAGGCTGTGTCCAGAGGGCTGACGTATGCATTCCCAACGAAGATGGACTCGAGGTTCACCTGAGGCCGCTTTGGATATAGTAGGTTCTGAGAGACTATCTGAGCTCCCAGCGTTGGAACATAGTGGCCCTGCTGCACGTCAGCTGGAGATACTCAAAGTGTTCACACAGCTTACTGCATAGCTTTCTCCCGTGATGTGGAAGTCGTTGCCATGCAGCTTTGGAAACACATCACTCGTAAACAGCTGTAAGAAGTGGTGCATGTCCTCAGCAGCAGTGAAACTGGTTCCAGGAAGCGGTACATTCTCATCGACATAGCTGAAACCAACACCCGCCGGCTGGTCAACGTAGATGACATTCGCATTCTTGCTCCACCCATGTTTGTTGTAGACAGTCCCGTTTCCGTACTCATTGATTAGACAAGGCCCATTCTCTTGGAGCAGTCCAATCATGCCCGATCCGCCAGGGCCGCCTGTCAGCCATAGTACTAACGGATCTTCTGATGGCGAGGCCTGCGACTCAAAGTACCAGAAGAAGATGTGTTTAGAGCCAACGTCCAGCCAGCCGGTATACTGCTTTGAGCGTGCATCACAGAGAGTGTCGTTCTGCTGCTGTTTGATGCGGATGGAATGGTGCTCGGAGAATTGGCTCTGGTAGACTTGGAAGCCCTCGACCTCTGGTGTGTTCTGGAAGGGCACTTGAGATAGCtcagcagcagcgccagcCGCGAACAACAGAGAAAGCAGTCTCATACTTGAATAAAATAGAAACAGGAGGTTAAGCTCCAACAGCAGCCAAGGAAAGCGAAAGCTCACTTTGTCTGTAAGGAGCGATGCCTGGATCGACGACATCTGCTTACGTCTGCTTGGTTCAAGGCGGCTAAACCTGCCTTTTTTGCATTGTTACCTTCCTCTTCTCGACATcttcaccctcaccctcaccacCTCACACGCGTCATACACCGATTGCAGTTCTATTGCGCGGAACGAACGCGCCATTGGACACGACATAGCATTTTGGACAATCAAAGACACAAGCAGCCCCACAATCCGCCTCGAGTCCATCACACCACCCATAGCAACCGTCGCCGCTCCGCTACCACGCTCGGTCACGATGCCATACAACAACACTCCTATTGCGCCTTCAAAAGAAGTCACAGGCCATGTCTCCCTCCCACGTATGTCTTTTGAGTAGCTGTTAGGTCGACTCGAACACCAACTAACGCGCCCAGTCGCGCGCGTCCAGAAAATAATCAACGCAGACCCGGAGCGCCTCATCGTTACCAAGAATGCCTCGTTCGCTATCGCGTTGGCGACCGAGATGATGATCCAGTACCTCGCCACTTCCACGCACAACGTCGTCAAAACAGAGCGCAAGCCGCGCCGCAATATCCAGTACCGCGATGTCTCGAGCGCGGTAAGCAGGACGGACAACCTCGAGTTCCTGGTCGACGTGGTGCCCAAGACGATGCAATATGGCGCGTGGCGTAAACGCAAGGCTGCGGAACTGGAAGCAACGGCGAAGGAGAGTGCTATCAAGGAGGGCGGAGAGGAGGCCAAGGGGAAGGGCGAGACGGGCGAGACGGGCGAGACGGGCGAGAAGGACACTGCAAGACCTGCAAACGCGAACAACACCACACAAACAACGCTGCCAAGCATACCGATCGGCTCGGACGCTGCACAGGACCTGCTGGCCCGAGCCCGCGAAGCAGAGTCCACTTCCTCATCCACGCCGCAGAACGGCACAGAGCTTGATCCGCTGGCGAGGAAGGAGATTGTGCCGCCTGTGCCAGAAACAGAAGCCATGGACGTCGATGGAGGGGCGGGAGGAGAAAGGATTGCAGAGAGTGAAGGCGAGGAAGACCCCGCAGCCATGCAGATCGAGATGGAGATGCGTGGGCCGCCGAGGACGAACGGGGAGGAGAGTGCAAGTGCGAATGCGAGTGCGACGCCGAGCGCGAGCGCGAGAATGAGCTCGGGGGGGTTCACGGCGATAAATGGGCGGTAACAACAGCAGAGCACGGTGGATTGGAAGTGCATTGCATAGCATAGGGAGAGAGGCATCAGGGCAAGATCCACACGCACAGACAGGAACAATCAAAACCACAACGATGCAAAAGCACTCTTGAAGCTGCCACCAATCCGTCTATCAATCTACCTACTCCCCGGCCTCCCCCGATCCTCCAACTCCTGCTCCACCCTCCTCCCCACCGCCGGACTCGCAAGCCTGACTCCCCCACTCCTCCCCAACCCCAGCACTCTCCACCCCCTCTGCCAGACCCCCCTCACCACGCTTACAACAGCAAGCAATCCGCGATTCCACCTCTCCATACGCTCGTCCTCGCCGATCCCGCTCTGTCCCTGccccccaccaccaccaccaccgccgccgccgccgccgccatgcTGCCCCGCAGCCTCGACCTTGAACTGGAATTTCAAGCAATCCTTGACGGTGATCAACCCGGTCAGGCGGCCGCGGTACTCGATGAGAATAGCTCTCGGCCCCATTTTCTGGAAGATCTGCAGCACGGTCTCGAGCGGGAGGCGGGGGTGCACGGTTAGCGGGGTGGGGTCGACGAAGCGCGAGAGATTGAAGTGGGTGTCTGTATCTACATCTGCGTCTGCATCTGTGGGGGCAGTGAAGGAGACGGACGAGGAAGGAGACACCGAGGCGGAAAGCCGTGCTTTGTCGAGCGCGTAGCGTAGTTCTGTGCGCCCGATGTAGCCGAGCAGGGTTTTGGACGCGAGGGAGTCGACGATCGGATACCCCTGGTACGCATCGTCTGTTTTGTTCAGGGCGGATTCGAGGTCGCGCAGTGCGAGGCCACGGGCGGGCAGGCAGGTGATGTTGGTGCTCATGGCGGCGCTGACTGGGACGCCGAAAGAGTGTTCTTCCTTGTTGTCTAGGAAGGGGTAGCCGTTGAGGTAGATCATGCGGTCTGCGATGCCGCCATGGCCGAAGCGCTCGCTGACAGCTTTGGTCACGCCGACTACAATCATAGTCGGTAGGATGTAGGTCAGGGCGCCGGTGATTTCGAACATGATGACGACGACTGATACAGTGATGTGCATTATGCCGGAGAGGGCGGCAGCGGCGCCCAGGAATGCGTATGTGCCGGGGGTTATACAAGGTCCGTCGGGTTCGCATGCTGAGAAGAAGGCACTGCTGGGGAAGGACTCGTGGAGGGCTTGCACGAGGATACCAACCATACGGCCGAATGCTGCGCCGATAGCCATAGACGGCACGAAGATACCGGCGGGGACTTTGCAGCCGAATGAGATGATGACAAGGAGGGTGCGGATTGTGGTGGCGAAGGCGAGGGATAAGATCATATGCCAGCGTTGGTCGCGGCTGTGGTTGTCAGTTACAGGTTTTCAAATGTTTGGATTGGACTGAACGTACTCGCACAGCTTGTCGTAGTCGTGACCGTTCTCACATTCTTGAAATAGAATCTCCATGCTCTCCGTCATGTCGATACGCAGGAACATGTTCGGGTAGCAAATCACCGCCGTGATGACGGCTAGGACGACGGCCTCGGTGATGGGGTACGCGGAAAGGTATTTCTTGCGGAAGACCTGCATCTTCAGATTCCACTTTATGACAAAGGCGCCGTAGAGACCGCCAAACACACCGATGACAAGGTAGAAGAGGATCTCGAAAAAGTGCCACGAGCGGTCGTATTTGACTTGGAACATGACGAGTTGGCCGGTGCGGAAGGGATTCATTGCCTATATGCACCGCATTAGCAGGGGCGGATATTGATGATGTAGAGTAGGACCTGCGACGTACAGCCAGAACAGCGGTAGCCACCAGCGCGCAAAAGTAACTCCTCCACATGGTCTTCAGTGGGAAATGATTGCACATTTCCTCGAGACTGAACAGCACGCCTCCAATCGGACTTCCAAAGGCGACGCCCACGCCCGCCGCCGCGCTCGCACTCAGAATCTCCCTCGTCTTGGCGGCATTTCGACGGTACTTGTCGAAGAACCTGCTGATGACGTTCCCTGTGCAGACGGCATAGTGCACACTCGGGCCCTCTTTGCCCACACTCAAGCCCGAGGCAATGGCAAGCGGCAGGCCAATGCTCTTGATGAACAGCGTCGTGGCGCCCAGAAAGCCCTTCATCACGAATCCCGCGATGATGCACTTCATCTCACTGATGCCACTGCCTGCCGCGTACGGCGCAAAACTCTTGACCAacgtcgccgccgccagcgCAAAGAGGGCCGCAAAGGCCATGTACATGACATAGTTCACCGGCCACACTCGGCTCCAACGCTTCCACTCGGGACAGCCCTGCTCAGCGCCCCAGCAGCAGAAGCTCTCGTTGAGATAGAACGCGGTCGTGCAGCGCCCCAGCTTGATGTCCGACAGCCACTCGGTCACGATGTTGAGGAACGCGGCATTCAAGCCAATCGCGGCGCCGACCAGCGTCACCACGATCCACGCCTGGCCCGCATCATACGCCTCTGCAATCTTGCGCCGCCACTTGCCACGCCCGCGGCCCAGGAACACGCGGCCGCTGGCGTGCTCGTGGACGCGGGACAGGCGCGACTTGCGCCGTGCCTTGCGCCGCAGCGATTCGCGCGCGGCGTCCTGCACCCAGTCGATGGTCGTGAAGTCTTCATAGCGCTTGATCTCGGCAATCTCCGAGGCGATGACGGCATCGGCGGCGGCAGTCGAGGCGGCTTCTGGGTCGTCGTAGCTGTGTGCGGACTGCGACGTGTTGCGGCGGCGGAGCGACGGGGCGAAGGACGCGGTCCGCGGTTGTGAGGGGCGTGAGGGACGCGAGCGCGAGCGCGAGGCTGAGGGACGCTTCATCGCATTGTCGAGATGGGGTGGGTTTGTGGTTTGGGTATCGAGGGACGTGAGCGTGCACGTTGTTGACTGTCTGACGTTTGGGGTCCATGCAGGGGGAGTTGCGGAGTGAGCGCGGAGGTCTGATGGAGCGGTCCGTATGCAGGACTGACGATATcaccacacacacacacacatggTGATGACAGATTCGACTCCAATCGTAGCACATGAACGGTAGCATGTCATGGATCTGCAAGCTCTTCTCTGATATCCTCGTCAATTCCATCCGTTTCTGCTTCCTGTGTTGATCAGTTTGATTCTGGTGAGTCTACTACATCTTCAACAACACAAAAACAACCCCATCCGCAACACCCCACGGTGGAGCGTC is a genomic window of Ascochyta rabiei chromosome 16, complete sequence containing:
- a CDS encoding Carboxypeptidase C, with product MRLLSLLFAAGAAAELSQVPFQNTPEVEGFQVYQSQFSEHHSIRIKQQQNDTLCDARSKQYTGWLDVGSKHIFFWYFESQASPSEDPLVLWLTGGPGGSGMIGLLQENGPCLINEYGNGTVYNKHGWSKNANVIYVDQPAGVGFSYVDENVPLPGTSFTAAEDMHHFLQLFTSDVFPKLHGNDFHITGESYAGHYVPTLGAQIVSQNLLYPKRPQVNLESIFVGNAYVSPLDTAFGYWETLCTTNPGVETPIFNQSRCDLMATHLPRCLELARVCYDHPDPAICLAGEEVCWNGVIVHYDGESGAGGRNRFDITHPCETGDDLCYPEIQKIGEYLNLPWVYEALHVSKVVGNYSVFSEEVAIAFSLTNDLGISTQPQVLYLLENGIDVLFYQGNLDLACNTAGNLQWANSMSWKGQPAFVAQSKQMWKLGEQEVGWYKEVKVVTGSGRDTTFALSTVNGAGHLVPYNKPEEALALVDRWLTKRSFA
- a CDS encoding DNA-directed DNA polymerase gives rise to the protein MPYNNTPIAPSKEVTGHVSLPLARVQKIINADPERLIVTKNASFAIALATEMMIQYLATSTHNVVKTERKPRRNIQYRDVSSAVSRTDNLEFLVDVVPKTMQYGAWRKRKAAELEATAKESAIKEGGEEAKGKGETGETGETGEKDTARPANANNTTQTTLPSIPIGSDAAQDLLARAREAESTSSSTPQNGTELDPLARKEIVPPVPETEAMDVDGGAGGERIAESEGEEDPAAMQIEMEMRGPPRTNGEESASANASATPSASARMSSGGFTAINGR
- a CDS encoding glycerol ethanol, ferric requiring protein: MKRPSASRSRSRPSRPSQPRTASFAPSLRRRNTSQSAHSYDDPEAASTAAADAVIASEIAEIKRYEDFTTIDWVQDAARESLRRKARRKSRLSRVHEHASGRVFLGRGRGKWRRKIAEAYDAGQAWIVVTLVGAAIGLNAAFLNIVTEWLSDIKLGRCTTAFYLNESFCCWGAEQGCPEWKRWSRVWPVNYVMYMAFAALFALAAATLVKSFAPYAAGSGISEMKCIIAGFVMKGFLGATTLFIKSIGLPLAIASGLSVGKEGPSVHYAVCTGNVISRFFDKYRRNAAKTREILSASAAAGVGVAFGSPIGGVLFSLEEMCNHFPLKTMWRSYFCALVATAVLAAMNPFRTGQLVMFQVKYDRSWHFFEILFYLVIGVFGGLYGAFVIKWNLKMQVFRKKYLSAYPITEAVVLAVITAVICYPNMFLRIDMTESMEILFQECENGHDYDKLCDRDQRWHMILSLAFATTIRTLLVIISFGCKVPAGIFVPSMAIGAAFGRMVGILVQALHESFPSSAFFSACEPDGPCITPGTYAFLGAAAALSGIMHITVSVVVIMFEITGALTYILPTMIVVGVTKAVSERFGHGGIADRMIYLNGYPFLDNKEEHSFGVPVSAAMSTNITCLPARGLALRDLESALNKTDDAYQGYPIVDSLASKTLLGYIGRTELRYALDKARLSASVSPSSSVSFTAPTDADADVDTDTHFNLSRFVDPTPLTVHPRLPLETVLQIFQKMGPRAILIEYRGRLTGLITVKDCLKFQFKVEAAGQHGGGGGGGGGGGGGQGQSGIGEDERMERWNRGLLAVVSVVRGVWQRGWRVLGLGRSGGVRLASPAVGRRVEQELEDRGRPGSR